TCCACCCTGCCCCTAGCCTGCTCCTGCAACCAGCACGCCCGCCGCTGCAGGTTCAACTCTGAGCTGTTCAGGCTGTCGGGTGGCCGCAGTGGGGGTGTCTGCGAGCGGTGCCGCCACCACACAGCTGGGCGGCACTGCCACTACTGCCAGCCGGGGTTCTGGAGGGACCCCAGCCAGCCCATCACCAGCCGCAGGGCCTGCAGGGGTGAGTGCAGCCTGAAGCCCTgccgagagggaggggaggcagaactTGACTCCTGGGTCTGAGGGTAGAGGGGATTGGGGGTGTggctcctgggtctgagggaggaggggacaaggAATTCCAGTCTCCCCAGTCTTGGGGAGAAGAGGCTGGGAGCCTGGACTCCACATCCCTGGATCCTCCCCTCATGTAGCCTGCCAGTGCCATCCTATTGGGGCGACAGGTGGTACCTGCAACCAGACCAGTGGGCAGTGCTCCTGCAAGTTAGGGGTCACTGGCCTGACATGCAACCGCTGTGGTCCTGGCTTCCAGCAAAGCCGGTCCCCTAGGATGCCGTGCCAGCGTGAGTCCTGAGGGACAGGGCCACAAGTCCCAGGTGGGGCGGGAGGGAGACGTCCCAGATCTCCAGTGGGTAGCTGGGGTGAGGGTCCCTGGGAGATGGAAGCTAGAAGCTAGAGGCTGGAGGCTGAACTCTGAGTCCTTTGACATGTGGAGACTGAAATTCCAGTCTCCTCAGTctgggggaggaagaggctggACTCCTGGGTCTCAgggaggagggggttgggaaCCTGGACTCCTGGGTCTAGGTTCTAGAGAGGACAAACTGTGCTTACATTCTTTGGCACCCAGAGAGTACCCATTTGAGGTCTGGATGCCTGGATTCCTCAGGGGAGCTGTGGAAGGAGAGGATACCAAAAAGCTAaatctctcctctgctctctcccaggAATTCCCGAGGCAACCACCACCATTGCTACAACTCCTGATGCTTACAGCTCTGGTAAGATAGGCTGGTGTGAAATTCTCTGGCAGCAAGAGGGATCTGGGAGGGGCTGATGTGGCCCCTAGGTGGGGATACAGGGGTGGCCCACTGAGGCGTCCGAAGGGTTCGGGCACCCCAGCTGTCCATCAGGTTGGAATGCGGGATGGGCAGGGGGCAGAATGCTGTAGTCTAGGCCTCAGGAGCCCACTGCAGACAGCCTGACCCTCCCCAGACCCTCGATGTCAAAACTACTGCAATATCACGGACCCCAGGGTATACATGAGCCTTCGGAGGTACTGCCAGCAGGACTACGGTGAGTGCGGGGGAGTAAAAGGGCTGCAGCTGTTCAGGCGTTCTGCTCTACCTCACAGCCACCCCCTTCTCTGgccatcagtttcctcatcttaaatgGAAATGGGTGTGGACTGTATCAGGTAAATGACCCTACCTGATCTAGATCCTAACTGGAGAGCTGACAAATGCCAAGGGGGGTGTTCCTTACCTTCCTATATGTCCTCTTCCCTCATATTCTTGGCCTTGTAGAGTTCCACGATGTCCTTCAGCATCATATCTCTGTGGGAGGGTGGTGTTCTCCTcaggatggaaggagaaagagaaagggaaattggTTGAATGGAAGGGACCCTTGCTCTGTCTTGCCTATCTCAgaccctctctgcctcccttcagGGTCCCAGTTCTCTTGAGACATAGCCCTACTGCCAGAGACTCATCCCCAGTTTCCTAATCCATCAGTCCACACCAGACCCATGACCTCAGAGCCTATGAGGTCGGGTAATTCTGCTCTCTTGGACACTCAGGAGTTCAGTCCAGCCCCAGTAACTTCCCTCAATGGTATAGGACCCCAGACCTCCCCTCCTTGAGGCTCTTCAACTGGCCACTAGTGTTCTTAGACTTCAATCTTagacccccacctcccacaaggATCTTTTGCCTCATAGATCTAGCTTACCAAGCCAGAGTCCTGCTCCCAACAAGTCTCacctcacctcctcagagaggacaCCATGTGAAGCACCACTAGTATGACCTTCCAGCCCCCAAATTAATCCCTAATCCAGATTCTCTCCCCTGGCAAAACCCCTCTTTTCCAAGGGCTCTGCTCCTAACACCTGACCCCGTGGCATTTTAGACCGCAGACCTACCTCTTCTGCCTTGTTCCTGGACCCATTCACTGTAGGGTCCTTCTGGTACCTCCAACATTTAAGTAATTCCTGTATCCTCGGCTTCCAATATTACCTCCCAAGCGCCGCACCTGGCATATCCATAGTGGGCACCTGGATTCCTCTCCCGGTCTGGTCTCCCCTCTTCCAGAGAGACACCTGGAAGGTACCCCTTCCCAATCACAATCCTATAACACAAACTCACATCACATAAGCCCCGCTTTCCTTGCCTTGACCCCTCTCCTCTAGGAGGCCTCACTCTTCATAAAGCAGGgtcagacccccccccccccccgacctcTCAGCCTCAAATGTTCAAGGTCTCTCTTCTTCCTGACGGCATCCTGGAAGTCCATTCTCGGGTCCCGGGCCTCTCTCTACCACTACTGAGCCTATGGGACCCCGGAAGCTCCCCACTGCCCAGGCCTGACATCTCCCCTCCCCGCAGTTCTTCGCGCCCAGGTGCTGGCGTCTGAAGCGGCAGGCCCGGTGTGGCAGCGGCTGGCCGTGCGCGTGCTGGCCGTGTACAAGCAGCGGGCCCGGCCCGTGCGCAGCGGCGGCCAGGAAGCCTGGGTGCCCCGCGCCGACCTGGCCTGCGGCTGCTTGCGCCTACGGCCAGGCACCCACTACCTGCTGCTGGGCAGTGCGGCCGGCGACCCCGACCCCGCGCGCCTGGTCCTCGACCGCCACGGCCTCGCGCTGCCCTGGAGGCCCCGCTGGAGCCGGCCGCTGAGGCGGCTGCAGCAGGAGGAGCGCACAGGGGGCTGCCGCGAACTGCAGCCTGCGACTCCGAGCTCTGAACCCAGGCTTTAGAACCTGGGCCTGCGGTCCTCGAATGCCAAGTAAGGAACTGGAAGCAACCCGGAGCTGAGCCTTTACCTCCACGGCCCGTCCCTCAGCGAGCCAATCAGATACTGCGGAGCTCCTGACGTCAATGGCATGCGCcggcccagagcaggcaggagggaTGCTGAACTGAAGGCAGCAAACTGCAAGCCGGACTCTCAGTCTCTGGCTAGAACACTTGACCTGTGATCTACGCAGCTATTCCCCTCAATAAAGTCTCAACTCTTGGGGAATCTCCTGATCTGTGCTGAGACGGTCTCTGGGGGGAAAATGAAGAAGGCTTTGAGGAAATCTGAGGAGCCTAGACATGGCTAGATCTCTGACCAAACAGCCAATCCAATGAAAGAGCTGGTATGACTTCACTGGGTGCTAGTCAGATTTGTACTGCCTGATGATTGGCCAAAGCCAGTGAGAGGGGAGGGTGACCAGAAAAGGCGGGAAATACACGTGAGGAAAGTTCGGCAGTGTCagatttccagaaagttccagacTGAGGAAACTTGGGTTCTCATTTGGCCCCAGCATGGTCTCTGAGAAAAGAATAATGGAACTCTGAGTGAAATCTGGAAGATTGTGATGGGTCTTGAAGCACAGACTAAACACTTTCCTGAGTGAATAGCTAATTGGGAGCCACAGTGTTATAACGTGACTTTGTGCTAAACAGAAATCTATTCCACCCAACAGGCCAGAGGGGTGGGGTTTAAAAGGCAGGAAGCAATAAGTACGATGGAATGGAAGGCCACCATGGCCTATGATCTTCCTTGCCACCTTGACCTCTGCCCCCACAATTAACCACAAAATTTCAAATTTGTAGGAGAGTCCCTGAACAAGCAGTTTGATGGAATCTCAGATGCAAGGATATGATTTAAGGTTTACTGGGGCCTAGAGAGCAACGTATTCTTCCCCCAAGAAAAAAAGCAGGCCTCTTAGCCAATGGGGAGTTAGGATGGGCCATGATGTCACAGGTTACTAGGCAGAGAATAGATCCTCCTGCCAATGTTCTGGGTGTGCTCCTGAGGAGAGGAAGTGACTATTTGATCCCCCAACCTACCAACACTATCCTATGTATGAGGAAGCTTGCCTTTGGCTTCCAACTGAGTGCCCTGGGTGGGGGCATCTCTGAAGCAGGAGTTAGGAGTCTTTAAGGGATTTTCTAAGAAGAATTCTGTTTAATTATCTGGCTTtatctgtcctttctttttttggtcttttttttttttttccagttttattaggtaaaattgacataatttgactgcacatatacagtatatagcatgcaaatacatatacacaatatactgcacattttaaaatatacatatatttattgttcattgttgctaagaacagtttagacctttagttttttaaacttacatagttatcaaaggaataaagccaaacacaaaataagaatcaacagaatgcaataATCCAATCATAAcagacagtcaaatgtgcttatacatattcaagaaatcattcaTCTAAGTTATAACTAATAagtggtttatttgtttttttttttttttttagagtccacatataagcgatatcatatggcatttttctttctctttctggcttattccaTGATATCTTGAAAACAATTCAATCAAACATTAACCCCTATACTTCACCCTCATATCTCCTTGCCAACTTTAATAATATAACGGctagttattttaccagcaaaggTGAGTTTATTAGGGAATAGCAGAAGAATTGCAATTGAGGATACTCAAAGATAGGTGACCacacacaaatacagagaacaaggCAGGGGAACTTGCCTttggagggaaaagaggagagtTGAAGGGGCCTGTAATAACCAAAGAGgccattggaggaaactgggagtcCAAAGTATGGAGGCTTCTCATTGGTTGGGCTGCTAaagtctctgattggctgagctAACAGGGCCAAGAGGCGGAGAGAAGTTTTCTTCTTCTGCTAGATAGTAACTTAAACGCACCTTCCTATTAGAGATGTAGGTTTGCCTCCCTCCTGTTAACTGAAGATGCCTGGCGGGGCCTGAGAACTCCCACTACAGGCCTGTCCCACCTCCAACTCTACCTGCAGTTTCTTTAGTTACACATATTATCATGTTCAAAATTCAACTATGTTGACCATTTCCACTGCTGCTATGTTGGTTCAAGCCACCACCACTCTTCACCCAGTTTACAGTGTCTCTACACTGGCCTGTTCACTACCTTCTTAGAGTCTTCTTCAACAAGACCTAGGATAATGACTACAAAACCTAAGTGACGGGGTAGGATattgctcaagtggtagaattCACGCTTAGCaggcgcaaggtcctgggttcaatctgcagtacctcttctaaaaataaataaataaatctaattacctcctccccctcaaAGAAAACCTAACTCAGATCATGCTACTACTATGGTATACAACACTTGAGTGGCTTCCCATCTTactcagaataaaattcaaatcctAGCCCTGCCATACAAAGCCCTATATGATCTACTCCCACCACATAGCTGACCTCACCTCCTGCAAATCAACCTCATTCAAACCTCTGCAGATACAAAGACCAAAATACCCCACACAGCTCATGTATAAGGTGTTTTCTAAAAGCTGCTATACAACACCTCTGTTATCATCTTACTGGCAGGAATTTAGTCACATGACCACACTTAGCTGCAAGAGAGAGCAGAAATATAGCCTTAAATGCTGAGTTGTCTTAGACCTAGCAAAATAGGATGTTTTGAtatcaaagaaatagaatagaaatgatATTAAGGACATTAATCAATACTGCCATGCCCTCAGCCAATCAGAACCCAAAGTATACTGTGACATCATGAGATGCTAGGTTGAGCAGTCTTTTGGAATTTCCAGGAAAAGAGGGGATGACTTTAAAAGTAGATGATGTCTGGTCTGACACTTCATCCCACCTCCTGCTGCCCTGAACTTGGTGTTGTGGCTGTTTTGTTTGATGCTGTAACCTGAGCCTTCAGGACATAGtaagtagtcaataaatatttgttgaataaataggTAGGTCTTCTTATTGTActcattatacagatgaagaaattgaggcttccTGGGGGACATCACCTTGAGATGGAGGCAGGGATTCAAACCCACATGTGTTTGGGTTTGGCTAGAATCCTTGACCACCTCtctgataaagaaactgaataagAGAAGTGTCGAGACTTAGCAACTGTCACACAGCAAGTAGCCAGCATTCATTAGTTCTCCAGAGCTGAGCTATCCAGCCAGTAACCACTGCCAAACTGGTAGCTGGTGGCTAGCATATCGCACAGAGCAGATAAGGAACATTTCCACCATCGCAGAAacttctattggacagcactgctcaGGAGACCATTTTCATGAAgtgcatggactctggagccagatcaCTGGTTCAcacccctccctgtccctcagttttcttatgcgtaaaatggggatgatgatgatgataataggaAATAACCCACATGGcatattatgaggattaaatgaattaacctGTGTATGCATTTGTTTCCTCTGGCTTGTCTCTTCCTGGTCTCTACAGCTCCCACTGTCTTTGTGTCTCTCGACACATACCTGCATTTTTGAAGAAGTGTGTCACTGACATCAGAGCATCCTGGGACTTTAAAgagtctgtctctctccattGCTCTCTATTCCTCCCCCCACCTGTGATGGTATCTAAAATAAGTCCACAGTCTTTGAGATACTTCTGCTCAAGAGGAGAGGCCTAATCACTTCCCCTTTCAGTGTGGGCAGACCTAGTGACTCACCTCCGATGAACAGAATCAAGCAGAAGTGATTTTGTGTGACTTTCGGGATTAGGTCGTATAAgacaccttctctctctctctctcccaagtCACTCAATCTGAGGGAGAAGCCAGTGGCCATGTGGTGAGGAGCTGAGGCCTCTTGCCAAGCACCATGTAGGGGAGCTTGGAAGTAatcttccagccccagtcaagccttcggatgactgcagccctggccaatGGCTTACTGCAccctcatgagagaccctgacTTCTCTGTTGATGTCTGAGCCAGAGTCACCCAACCAAACTGCTCCTTAATTGCTACCCCTCAGGAACTGAGACAATcagtgttgctttaagccacttaGTTTTAGAGAAATTTGTTATGTGACAATGGAAAATGAATacaaacttttctttcttgtgtgttctctgtgtctctctatttctgcctctctctgggtGTCTGTCTCCCTACATCTTGTGTCCTTGAGTGTCCATTTCATTCTCTATCTCTGAATGCCTCTGTCTCCCTGATTTCTCTTTAGTATCTCCCCTTATGTCAGTGTTTCTGTATCTGGGTCTCTGTTTCTGTCTATCTGTTGGTGTCTGCTGGTACCTCTTCCTCCGCATGAGTCTCTCTATGTGTAGATGTGCATGTGCGtctgcctccttctctgtctcctcctctctgtgccccttGCTCTAGGGGTGTGTTTCTATGCATCTCTGTCTTTagatcttattttctgtttctgtctctcccctcATACCTCCTGCCTGGCATCTTGCTCTTCCATCTCTTAAGTGCTCTGagggtctctctgtctctgggtctctctgCTTCTATCTCTAAgtttgtgtctctgtctctgtctctctttctctgcctccctctgtatCTGTCTCGTTCTGTATTTTACCCTCTCATTCTGGGGGTCTCtatctgtctcttctctgtgtACATCCGTTTCTGCATCTCTTTCATTCAAGGTATGTGagtctctcagtctctcttcctcctgcccccacccccaccgcccccgccccctcgtCTCTTCCCTGGCTCTCCCTCCGTCCTCTCTCCACACCTAGCTCAGCTCCTTTACCCTCTCCAAGCCTCCGCAGTTCTCTGATCTCACCTCTGCTCTCTTGCCTCtgccttcccagctcctcctcccacctccctctctctttccaggtctctgcctccccctcctggTCAGCGGCCCACACCGCACTCCAGTCTCCCAGGGGATCCCTCAGCCGGGTTAAGGGAGCCCCTGGCCGAGGCCCGAGTGATGCTTTGGGCGGGGGCTGCAGGCGCTGGCGCAGCCTCTGACCCGGGCCCCCGCGAGCTCGGAGACCCCCGATCCCCCGGGGCCAACGGCCCTGAGCACGGAGACAACGAGGACTCTCCCAGCTCCACCTTaagcgcccccccccccttccGCCTTCTGCGGAGGATGGAAACTGCCAGCTCTTGGGCCCCAGGTGTCTGgggccacccccgcccccatggCCCCAGCGCGGATGGGAGTGGGGACTAGCCCTTCAACGacccctccatcctgccccttAGACACCAACCCCCACACACGCCAACCCGAGGAGGAGTGTTCACTGCTGTGAGGACCCCCCCACACCCCAAACAACGACAGAAAAATTGAATAAcacccagagagagaagagagggagagggaggagggaggaagggaggagagagaagagagacacagagaaacagagagaagaggctggagaggaggaggtggggagacagaggagctggagaccgagagggagagagtggggaggacaagggggagagaagggagaaggaagaggcaggagcagagaagagggagagggaggaggaggagcaggtgagaGCAGCAGGGTGGGGTACGGAGTTAGAGGGCTGGGGGAGCTTGAGGAAAAGAGAGCCAAGAAGAGGGTGTGGATTAGAAACCAAGAGGTAGCTGGAGGgagaagcagaaggcagagagaggagaaggaaggtcgggagggagagggaggctggagggttcgggaaagaggcaggagaggctcagagaggaggaaaaggggcgggggtgcaggtggggtgggggtttcTCCATCTCGGCTGCTTTAGTAGCTGGGGAACTGGGACTccctgtggggaggagaggaaggctgggggTCCTAGAAGGACAGGGTTCCAGAAAGAGGGGACAGAGCTGAGAGAGGGGGTCCAGAGCATTGGGAAGGGGTTGCCCAGAGGTCTCCTGGGGATGGAGAGTGCTGCTCGCCTGAGTGCCCCTGGAGCGCTGGTTCTCTGGGCCGCACTGGGGGCGGCAGGTAAGGCCTGGGGGTCGGGGCAGGGGCCCCTGAGggagcggtgggggtggggatgccaAGGAGAGGGGTTCAGgctgctctctccccagctcaCATCGGACCCGCACCTGACCCCGAGGACTGGTGGAGCTACAAGGATAATCTCCAGGGAAACTTCGTGCCAGGTGCAGCCAGGGCGGGGACCCAGGAGTCTGGGCTGCAGGCGCCTTCTTCCTGAGACTCAGgagccctctcctcccacccctgccccaggagccaggagtcccagccccttcctccctgcctccggAGACCCAGCCTCTGAACAGAGTGGCTCCCCAAGGGACATTATTCATGTGCATTCCCAGACCCCAAGCAGCCTGGTGATGAGgaccccagggcctgggcagggaggggtaaGTGATTGAactgagaggaaaggagggaaagagaatcaTGAATAGtcactctctcctccccttgGGCACATCCCTTCAGTGCCAAACCTCCATTCAGACTTtgagcccagcccctccctagCTGCGTACCCTGACAAATCACttctcctctctgacctcataGATGACCCAGCTCCAAGGTATTTTcccaagagacatgaaaacatatgtttgcatacagacttgtacacaaatgttgaTGACAGCATTATTCATTATAGCTCTAAACTGGTGAGAACCCAAATGTCCGTCAAGTGGTGAACAGATAGGCACCCCGTGGgacatccacacagtggaatactactcagcagtgaaaaggcaGTGAATGATTGATACCTGCaagaacatgaatgaatctcagaaacacaatgctaagtgaaagaagtcaaacagAAAGACTAAATGGGGAATGATTCTTTACGTAAAGTTCTAGAAAAGGCAACACTAAAGTGACAGGAAGAAGATCAATGGttgcttttagtatattcaccaCAGTCACTATCAGAACACCTtcatcaccacaaaaagaaaccccatgcccattagcagtcactacCCGTTCCCTCCTAaacctctcctcttcccactgggcaaccactaatctactttttgtctctgtgaactggcctcttctggacatttcatatgaatggaatggtGACCCGTCGTGTTCAGCTTTTTTCGCTTAGCATGATGTTTCCAAGGTTCACCCATGGTTTAGGGTGTGTCAGTGTTTcacatctttttatggctgaatgatatgcCATCCACtacattttgtttcttgcttcaatcgttgatggacatttgggttgtttcctctttttggctattatgaataatgctgctatcaagGGGGAGAacattattgtatataaattatatttcagtaaagctgggaAATAAATACTGAGCAGAACGGTATGAATTTGTTTGGAGAGATATCCAGAAGTGGTAAAAGGATGAAGAAAGATAGGAGTATGCCTGCAAAAGTGAGAGTCATCATCGactgcagtggggagagaggcTTTCTGGGGGTTTCTGGGCCCTGACAGCATCCCAGATGTGCAGTAAAGGGTTAACTCAACGGTCTCGTGGTGCTCAAACTCTGCACACTCCAGAGAAAGGAGTGACTCAAACaataagatcctactgtatagcacattcaatatcttgaaataaactataatggaaaagagtctgaaaaagtatatatctTACTGAATCcctttgttgtacaccagaaactaacacaatattgtaaagcaactatacttcaataaaaataaataaattttttaatgtagcaaAGAAAAGATTGACCCATGACTGGCTCCTGGGACATGACATCCAAGCCCTTGGCATGTCCTACCTGATAAGAGAGGCTTTGTTTACCTGGGACCTTGGGCCACATGGTATCAGCCTGCCTTCTGGAGGTGCTGGAGACAAGTAACTAAGGTCGGCCACACGGGCACCCAGCCAGTCCTGCGTGACCGACCCCCAGGAAAATCCCTGGACACCAAGGCTCACATGAGGTTATCTGGTTGACAGTACTTGTTATGTGGTGTCACACATCACTGCTGGGAAAATTAAGTCTGTTCATGTGAGTCCACCGGGACAGGACAACTAGAAGCTTCTACCTGGTCTCTCCTGAGCTCTACCCTGTGCacctttgctgattttaatctgtatctttttaCTGTAATAGAACATAACCATGAGCATGGCTCTggtgagttctgtgagtccttccaGCAACTCACTGAACCTGAGAGCGGTCTTGGAGTGACCTGACATACCAGGTCTTAACCTGGATAGGAGTTTCTGCTCCGTTATTCTTTATACCATGCATTTTATGAATGTTTCACATGTATGgtgttagaatttaaaaataacaatcagGACTTCATAACTAATGCAAGGTGGCaaataaagaaaagggaagaattaaaaataaatttctggatTGGGTTGATACAGAAGACTTGGCTTGGCTGATGAGAAAACCTGCAAAATGAAGAAGTTCTGAATTCACTTTGGCCTTTTGAGGTTGAGAACCTGAGGGCAGCCTCTCACTTAGCAGACTGACTTCAAAGCCCAGAAGAAGTGATAAAAGGACTAAAAGTGATCTCACTCAAAGAGACATGTCATTGAAAAAggtgccattttttttccccgaagaaattaaagaaaattttaaaaggtggtaATATCCAACTTTGACAAGACTATGGAAAAATGGGCTTGGACAGACTATAAACAGAGTTGTACAGAATATAACTTTTTCACAAGTTATACAACATAAATGATTTTGAATGCACACATCATGGTCCAGAAATTTTACTTCTAATAAGATATTCTTAAGAAGAAGTATCAGTATGCGTGCATAAGCGTTTCCCACACTACAGCCACAAATGGCAAGTGACAGGATATTTTCTCCATCAtcatttgtaatagcaaaaaataacaaacaacccaaaaaCCTTCAATTGGAGTACGGATGTGCCAGAGCTGATGAATATAATAGAATCTTTTTCAATTACCAACGGGATTGGAAAGATGTTTACTATTCATAGCAGATTTAAGAAGGAAAGCAAATTGCCCAAGTTTGTATGAGTCCATATTTGAACCAAATGTGATATGTGATCTTTtcacagttatttatttttaagtttttaagttttaaaatttcttttggcaacaagtttatactgtacagcacagggaactatattcgatatcttgtagtaacttatggtgacaaagaatatgaaaatgaatatatgtatgttcctgtatgactgaagcattgtgctgtacaccagaaactgacacagcattgtaaactgactatacttcaataaaaatatgtattttaaaaatttcttttggttttctgtttaagagcttgctttttttttctagatgccTCAACATTGTTTGTTAAGTATCCATGCTTCAATCGTTACTGTGTAATGACACCCTCAGCATACATTAAATTCCCAAATGGATTTCTGTCCAATTCGGACCTTTCTAAGCAGTTCCTTTAATCTGTTTTCCATGCACTGGGatcatactgttttatttattgaggCG
This region of Camelus ferus isolate YT-003-E chromosome 9, BCGSAC_Cfer_1.0, whole genome shotgun sequence genomic DNA includes:
- the LOC102522843 gene encoding netrin-5, yielding MELFSSLGSSWEGSWAGLGVECRGSSGSPGSRGDSDSSPLQVPASAGTMPVTLALLLLLSQASADPCYHPGGRPRFCLPPVTQLPGLAASCPQACLLSSGVDFGPEATCNGSLTLALGGTFLLTSVSLRFCTPGPPALVLSTAWATGGPWRSLWHRPAWPRALGGPERVTFRAAPGPKARVVASHLRVEFGGRAGLAAAGVRGRCQCHGHAARCAVRARPPRCRCRHHTTGPGCESCRPSHRDQPWRPATPWHPHPCLPCSCNQHARRCRFNSELFRLSGGRSGGVCERCRHHTAGRHCHYCQPGFWRDPSQPITSRRACRACQCHPIGATGGTCNQTSGQCSCKLGVTGLTCNRCGPGFQQSRSPRMPCQRIPEATTTIATTPDAYSSDPRCQNYCNITDPRVYMSLRRYCQQDYVLRAQVLASEAAGPVWQRLAVRVLAVYKQRARPVRSGGQEAWVPRADLACGCLRLRPGTHYLLLGSAAGDPDPARLVLDRHGLALPWRPRWSRPLRRLQQEERTGGCRELQPATPSSEPRL